The following is a genomic window from Actinomycetota bacterium.
ACCTCGGGTTCTCTTGAACCGTCGCACGTTTTACTGGGTATCGGGTTGCCTCCCGAAATCGCTCACGGATCGCTTAGGCTGACGCTGGGGCGGGATACCACGAAAGACGAATGCGACTACGTCCTGGAGGTTTTACCGAGTATCGTGGCCAACCTGCGTGCCATGAGCCCGATGTGGAACAGGTAGAACCGAAAAAGATTCAAGAATAATTCCTACCATACCGATATAATAATTAGCGTTGACAAACTACACTGTGTAGTATATTCTTTTAACGTAAACGTTTAAGGAGCGGCGCAAGATGGAGTATCCAAAAGTCTTCCGACCTCGAGAAGAAGGTCTATCAAAGATCTTCGGCGAGCTGGAAGCGGACATCATGGAAATCATGTGGGACCGGGAAGAGGCGACCGTTAAGGACGTCTACCAAATCCTACTCCAAGACAGGGATATCGCCTATACGACGGTCATGACCGTTGTCGGGCGACTGTCCGACAAGGGTGTTCTAAACAAGCGCCATAGCGCTAATAAATTCATCTATTGCCCGGCTTGCAGCCGTGACGAGATTCTCGAACAAGTATCCAAGGAAGTCATCGACGGATTGATGGACGTCGGCCGCAAGCCGGTGCTGTCGCACCTTACCGGCATGATGGGTGA
Proteins encoded in this region:
- a CDS encoding BlaI/MecI/CopY family transcriptional regulator gives rise to the protein MEYPKVFRPREEGLSKIFGELEADIMEIMWDREEATVKDVYQILLQDRDIAYTTVMTVVGRLSDKGVLNKRHSANKFIYCPACSRDEILEQVSKEVIDGLMDVGRKPVLSHLTGMMGELKPEELERLREELNKAIANKNKDTGV